CTTGCCGACGCGGCACGGCGACGCGGTCGACGAGATGGCCATGCGGGAGACTTTTGAGCGCCATCGGGATTGGCGCGTCGACGCCGACGTGATGCGTCTTGCCGCGCCGGACGCCGGGTATTTGCATTGCCTGCCCGCAGACCGGGGGCAGGAGGTGACGGACGATGTCATCGATGGTCCGTCGTCGTGGGTCTTTCAGCAAGCCGCCAACCGGCTTCATGCGCAGAACGCCGTGATGGCACATTTGCTGAACCCGGGGTGCCTCGCGTGACGTCGTGCTTCTCGTATCGCTATGCGTGTGTGAGATGCGCGACACCGCAGTCCTGGGGCGCAATTCGGTACCGATGCCATGTGTGCGGACAGAATTTGGGCATCCAACGCAAACCGAAGGGGGCGGTGCCGACAGCGGGCGACATCGTGAGCATGTTTCGCGGACGAGGCATGTGGCGATACCGTGCGCTCCTGCCCGTCGAGGCTCGCTGGGGGAGTCGACTGGTCGTCGGCGACACGCCGATGATCGATTGTGGCGACGATGGCGGAGTGAATCTCTGGGTGAAGGACGAGGCGCGCAATCCCAGCGGGTCGCTCAAGGATCGCGCCACCGAAGTGGTGCTGGCCGTCGCGAAGCGGGCCGGATGCTTGAATACGGTGGCGGCATCAACAGGCAATGCCGGTGCATCGTTGGCGTGTATTGCGGCCTCGCAAGGCATGGCGGCGACCGTTGTAGTCCCGGCCAGCACGCCGTTTGTCAAACTTGCCCAGATTCGTGCTTATGGCGCCAGGGTTTGCGAGGTCGACGGCACTTACGACGACGCGTTCGAGATCGCCGAGCGCATGGCCGATGAGGCCGGTGTGTGCTGCCGCAATACGGGGATCAACCCCTTCACGCGCGAAGGCAAGAAGACGTGCGCGTTCGAAATGGCCGAGGCGTTCGATTGGCGTGTGCCGGATTGGGTGGTGGTGCCAACGGGAGACGGCAACATTCTCTCCGGGATTGCGGCGGGATTCCTCGATCTGTACGCGTTGGGGATCACGTCAGCGGTGCCACGGCTACTCGCCGCGCAGGCGGATAGTTCAAACAGCATCACGCGGGACTGGCAAGCGGACGACGAAGGGACGGCTCTGCCGCAGTCGCCCACACTTGTCAGCCCCGAGACCGTGGCCGACAGCTTGTCGGTGAGCCGTCCACGCGATCATTTCGCGGCGCTTCACGCGTTGCGCGCCACGCGCGGTGTTTGCGTCGCGCTCGATGACGCGCGCATTCTCGCCGCGTCGCAAACGCTGGCGCAGCGCTTCGGCTTGTGGTTCGAGCCATCGACGGCCGCCGGGTATGCCGCATTGCATGCGTGTCTTGCCACCGGCCAGATTCAGCCCGGGGCGCGAGTCGTGTTGCTGGGTACGGGCACAGGGCTGAAAGCCCCACACGACTTTGACCGCGTGACACCGGGACACTTGCCGGATGAGGCGGGCGTCATGCCTCGTGGTATTCCCGAAGATCGCCGTTATTTCCGTGAGGAGGGACAGGCGTGACGCGGCAACGCATCATCGTGCTTGGCGCTGGGGTCAGCGGACTGACGACCGCCACGACGATGGCAATGGCCGGATGCGACGTCACCATCCGCGCGGCGGAAGGACCTGCGCAGACGACGTCGGCCCTCGCCGCTGCCATCTGGCATCCGTTCTATCAGGCGCCTGACTTCGTTTATCTCGAACGCGCCCGGCAGACTTACACGACGATGCATCGCTTGTCTGCCGACACGTCGTCGGGCGTTCTCATGCGAACGCTCACCGAGTACTTTCAACAGGACGCCGGAATGCCTTGGTGGGCGGAGTGCGCGAGCGACCTCAAGAGACTGCCGGACGCGGAGGTTCCGTCGCGCTTTGCCTGTGCGTATCGCATGTCTGTTCCCGTCGCCGACACGGCAGCTTACCTTCGCTATCTGATGCATATGTTCTTTGAGCTTGGCGGACAGTTCTTGCCGCAACGTATCGATGATCCGGCCTCACTCCTCGACGATGCCGACTACGTGGTGAATTGCTGCGGTTACGGCAGCCGGCAGTTCGGCGACGGCGAGTTGTCGTTGTCGCGGGCGATCGTGTTGCGTGCCCGGCGCGCCGCTGCTGTACGGGGCTGCTTCATCGATGACGCTGATCCGGCAGCGCCCACTTACATCGTGGAGCGAAGCCACGACATCGTCCTCGGCGGCACCGCCGACCCGGAACTGACATCGACCGTCATTGGGGTGCGACAAATCGAGGACATCGTGCGCCGTTGCACGCAACTCTGCGAAGGGGTGGCTGCGTTGCACGTGATCGATGCTCGCACCGGATTTCGGCCAATGCGTCGTGTCGCCCGCGTCGCATGCGACGAGCGGCACTCTCGGCTGATTCATAACTACGGTCACGGTGGCGGGGGTTTCACGCTGTCATGGGGCTGCGCCAACGACGTGTTGCGTCTGGCGGGCATGACACCGGCCAATTAACGTGTGGCGTGCCGGCAGCACGACTGCCGGGCATCGCCCCTCTGGGATGCGATATGGAACTGGACCCGGCAACGCTCGACGAAGCCAGCATCTACAACTTCATGATGAGTACGATCCTGCCGCGTCCCATCGCGTGGGTAAGTACGGTGGATGAGGACGGCCGTCCGAATCTCGCACCGTATGCGTACTTCATGGGGGTGTGTTGTGTGCCGATGACGGTATTGTTCTGCCCCGTCGTGCCGCCCGCGCCGAAGCAAAAGAAGGACACGTTGCGCAACGTCGAAGCGGTCCCCGAATTCGTCGTGAACGTGGCGAGCGTGTCGTGTATCGACGCTGTGAATCTCTCGGCAGCGCCGCTGCCCGCCGGCGAGTCGGAGTTCGACCTGACGGGCGTGACACCGGTGCCGTCATCGCGCGTGCGGCCGCCGCGTGTGCTCGAGGCCGCTGTGGCTTACGAGTGCCGGGTACGCGACATCATCGAGATTAGTGCTGCGCCGGGGGGCGGATGGGTCGTGCTTGGCACGGTGCTCGCGGCACATGTCGACGACGCATTGCTCGACCCCGTCACGCATCAGGTGGATTTGCAGGGGCTGAGGCCGGTTGGGCGTTTGGGGGGAGGGGCGTTTGTGAATGCCGCGAGCGATACCTTCACGTTGACGCGTTACAAGACGCTCGCAGATCTGGCCGCGCGCAAGTGACGACGTGCGGACCCGCCGAGGCGAAGTCGTCGAGCAACCCGTAATCGCTGGCGAGCTTCGCCGCGCGGTGACGGCTCGATACGTCGAACTTGCGCATGACGCTGCGCAAATGGAAGACGACGCCATGTTCGGAGATGGTGAGGATGCGACCGATCTCCCACGAGGTCTTGCCACGCGCGACCCAGCGCAGGCACTCGCGCTCGCGTGGCGTCAATACGGGGGCATCGTGACGCACGGCGTCGCGCTGCACGATGCGCCAAACGACCTCGTGCACATGCATGGCCAGCACCGCGCCGCCATGCTGTATCCACGCGTGTGCGCCGGGCGCGCGCGGGTGTCGGGGCGGATGACGTGGCGACGACAGACTCAAGGTCCCTGACGCGCCAGACGGCGTGAACACCGGATACGTGATGCCGGAGCGCAATCCTGCGGCGCGCTGGTCGCGAAGCAGTTGCCGGGCTTCGGGGGACGCGTACAACGACGGTATCCATTCAACGGGCGTGAGTCGCTGGCATGCGAGCGAGAGCACGGGGTCGATGCTCGCGTAATGTTGCGCGTCGTAACGTTTCTGCCATGCCTCGGGAAAATTGCCGAGTTGCGGCGTCGCGAGCTTTCCGCCCGGCAACGGGAAATGCCCTCGATAGTTGAAATAGCGCTGCCTGAGAGCGACGCACAACGACTGCAACAGAGTGCGCAAGGCATCGAAGTCGGTGACGGAGTGCAAGGCGCTCAGACCGTCGGCAAACGAGCGGGGAGTGACGCAACGCGTGGCACGCATGACATATCGATGTAGGGAACATGTTTCGCTTGTAGCATGCGTGATATCGACGCGCGCACCGACGCTCGCCGAGGGGACGCGCGCAGGGGATGAGAAGGTCCTTCGCAACGTCGTCGTAGCGCGTGGTCGCCGGGCGCGACATAACGTCGCATGCGACATCCCGCACAGCGTCTAGTGTTGATGGATATCGGACGAATCCCGCATCGCAGCGAAGGTGGCGTGGGGTGTGGCGCGCCGTGCGATTCGAGGCAGGCGCGTTTGACGATGGGAAGCTTCGTTCCCCGAGGCAGGGGTTTCGGGTATTCAGGACACCGCAACGAGTCGTGTCTTGTTGCGATGTGTCAAACCGGCGACGCATAGGGAGTATCCCGTAGACGCGCGCCTGTGGAGATTTCCGGCTAGGGGAATAACCGGATTTCCCTTTTGCATCAATGAGTTCAGGAGGATGCTATGACGCGTCAAATACTCGGTATCAATGTTGTCGCTTCGAGAATGCGCGTTCTATAATGCGGCAGTTTGTCGCGGCCCGGACGCAACTGGTTCCCGGCCGTCGGACATGAAAGACCCAAAATGCCCCACGGGTGACGGCGATGCTCGCAGCCTCTTCCTCCGACGTCGGATCGGTGACGAAGGAATGGACGCACAAGCGCAACTGCGCGATATCGCCGCGCCAGTTTGTCCTGTTCTACCTGTCGTTGGCCGCCGTGTCACTGGGTGTTGCCTTGATTGCGGCGTGGCGCGGTGGGTGGTTGGTCTTGCCGTTCACAGGCCTGGACTTGCTCGTGGTGGGCGTTGCGTTCGTCATTCATGCCCGGCATGCCACAGATTACGAGGTCATTCGGTTGTCGCCCGTGAGCCTTGTGGTCGAGCAACGTTCAGCACAGAGGTTGACGCAGTACGAGTTCAATCCCCGCTGGGTACGCATCGACATCGAAACGCCGCCACGCACGCGCATTGTCTTGCGCTCGGGTAGCCGCTCGGTCACCGTCGGTGCCTATCTTGCGCCGCATCGCCGCGAAACGTTTGCGCGCGAGCTGCGCCGTTGTCTTGCCCAAGAGGCCTGAGAGATGGAGACGATCTCGGGCGACCGCCAGGGAGGATTTGGATGGTAATTTTGGGTAAGGAAGCTATGAAAAAAACGAAACATGCCTTGGCGGCTTTCCTTGCGGGCGCCTCACTGCTCGCCGTCGCTCCGGCAATGGCGGCGGTCACGGATATGCCGGGGGGGCCGGCCGTCAACGAACTCAACTTCCAGCCGCCGGTCACGAAACTTGCGGAAGAGCTTCACAGCCTTCACACCATGATGCTGATCATCTGTCTGGTGATCTTCATCGGTGTGTTCGGTGTGATGTTCTATTCGATTTTCAAACACCGCAAATCGAAGGGCCATCAACCCGCGAATTTCCATGAAAGCACCACGGTCGAGGTGATCTGGACGGTCGTACCGTTCATCATCGTGATTCTGATGGCGCTGCCCGCCACGAAAACCGTGGTGGCGATGAAGGACACGACCAACGCCGACATCACGATCAAGGTGACCGGCTACCAGTGGAAGTGGGGCTACGACTACCTGAAGGGCGAAGGCGAGGGCATCAAGTTCCTCTCTACGCTGAGCACGCCGCGCAGCCAGATCGACGGCCAGGAGGCGAAGAGCAACACGTATCTGCAGGAAGTCGACAACCCGATGGTCGTGCCGGTCAACAAGAAGGTGCGTCTCATCACGACGGCCAACGACGTCATCCACTCGTTCTACGTGCCCGCCTTCGGGATCAAGCAAGACGCGATTCCGGGCTTCGTGCGCGACACGTGGTTCAAGGCAGAGAAGGTCGGCGAGTATCGCGGCTTCTGTACCGAGCTGTGCGGCAAGGAGCACGCGTACATGCCGGTCGTGGTGAAGGTGGTCTCGGAAGACGATTACAACAAATGGGTCGATACGCAGAAGAAGCAGATGGCGGCATCGGCCGACGATCCGAACAAGACATACACCGTGCAGGAACTGATGGAGCGCGGTCAGAAAGTCTACGCATCGAATTGCGCGGTTTGCCACCAGCCGAACGGTAAGGGCGGCGGTGCATTCCCGGCACTCGATGGCGGCAAGATCGTGACCGGCCCGGTGGCCGACCACATCAGTATCGTGCTGCACGGCAAGAATGCGATGCCCAACTGGTCGCATCTGAACGATGTAGAGCTTGCGGCCGTCATCACGTTCGAGCGCAACTCGTGGAGCAACAAGACCGGTGACATCGTTCAGCCGGCGCAGGTGCGCGACGCGCGTGGCAACAAGTCGGCAAACGCCGCAGGGGCTGCCGACGCTGGCGCAGCGAAGAACAGTTAAGTGCCGTTCGACCAGTTCGAGGAAGGAGATTGGGTATGAGTTCCATCGCTCACGATCACGTGGCGGGTCACGACGATCACGCGCACGACCATCCGCATGGATGGCGTCGCTGGCTGTTCGCGACGAATCACAAGGACATCGGCACGATGTACATGATTTTCTCGTTTGTCATGCTGCTCTCGGGCGGCGTGATGGCGTTGATGATCCGTGCGGAATTGTTCGAACCGGGCCTGCAGTTCATTCGTCCGGAGTTTTTCAATCAGCTCACCACCATGCACGGCCTGGTGATGATTTTCGGCGCGATCATGCCGGCGTTCGTGGGCTTCGCGAACTGGATGATTCCGCTGCAGATCGGCGCGTCGGACATGGCCTTCGCGCGGATGAACAACTTCAGCTTCTGGCTGCTGCCGGTGGGCGGTCTGCTGCTGATCTCGTCCTTCCTCGTGCCGGGCGGCGCCACGGCAGCCGGCTGGACGATGTACGCGCCGCTGTCGGTGCAGATGGGCCCGGGGCAGGATCTGGCCATCTTCGGTGCGCACATTCTGGGTGCGTCGTCGATCATGGGCGCGATCAACATCATCGTGACCATTCTGAACATGCGCGCACCGGGCATGACGCTCATGAAGATGCCGATGTTCGTGTGGACGTGGCTGATCACCGCCTATCTGCTCATCGCCGTGATGCCGGTGCTTGCCGGCGCGATCACGATGCTGCTCACGGACCGTCACTTCGGCACGTCGTTCTTCAACGCGGCGGGCGGCGGCGATCCGGTCATGTATCAGCACATCTTCTGGTTCTTCGGACACCCGGAGGTGTACATCATGATTCTGCCGGCGTTCGGGATCGTCTCGCAGGTGATTCCGGCGTTCTCGCGCAAACCGCTGTTCGGCTATAGCTCGATGGTGTACGCCACGGCATCGATCGCGATTCTGTCGTTCATGGTGTGGGCGCACCACATGTTCGTGACGGGCATGCCGGTCACGGGCCAGCTCTTCTTCATGTACGCCACGATGCTGATCTCGGTGCCGACCGGCGTGAAGGTCTTCAACTGGGTTGCCACGATGTGGAAGGGCTCGCTCACGTTCGAGTCGCCGATGCTCTTCGCCGTCGGCTTCCTGTTCGTGTTCACGATGGGCGGTTTCACCGGCCTGATTCTCTCGCTGGCGCCGCTCGACATCCAGATGCACGGCACTTACTACGTGGTGGCGCACTTCCACTACGTGTTAGTGGCCGGTTCACTATTCGCACTCTTCTCAGGGTTCTATTACTGGGTGCCGAAGTGGACAGGTCACATGTACAACGAGTGGCGCGGCAAGTTCCACTTCTGGGGCTCGCTCATCACGTTCAACGTGACGTTCTTCCCGATGCACTTCCTGGGACTGGCCGGTATGCCGCGTCGTTATGCCGACTACCCCGCGCAGTTCACGGACTTCAACCAGATCGCGACGATTGGCGCGTTCGGTTTTGGCCTGATGCAGGTGTACTTCCTGTTCTTCGTCGCGATTCCGACGTGGCGCGGTGGCCCGGCCGCCGAAGCCAAGCCGTGGGATGGCGCAGAAGGTCTGGAGTGGACAGTGCCGAGCCCGGCGCCGTTCCACACGTTCGAGACGCCGCCGAAGGTGCATTGAACATGGCAGCCAGGCACGAACAGCGAGCGAAGAACCTGCGCACGGGGCTGATTCTCGCCTCGGTCGTGGCGGTCTTCTTCGTCGGTGTGATGATCAAGACCAAGTTGATGGGCGGTATCTGACCCGGAAGCCTCGCCGTCGCGGCGGGGCGCCCGGCAGCAGGCTCACGGCAGCGGAAGCAATGCAGCGCAACAGGCGGCACTGAGCGAGTGCCCTCAAGGCGAATATGGGCGGTTTGCGACGAATCAATGTGCGTACCTTCAGCAAGTTGCTGCTGCTGGTCGCGGTGATGTTCGGTTTCGGCTATGCCATGGTGCCGTTCTACCGCGCATTCTGCGATCTTGTGGGCATCAACCAGTTGGGCGATCGCACGACCGAGATTTCGGCGCGCAATTCGCAGGTCGACGAGAGCCGCACGATCACCGTCGAGTTCGATGCCAACGCGCAGGGACCGCTGCGTTTCAAGCCGGCGAAGAGCAGCCTGACGGTGCACCCCGGCGAGATCGCGACCATCGAGTACGAAGTGGCGAATCAGCAACCGCACGAGGTGCGTGCGCAGGCGATCCCGAGTTACGCCCCGGCGCAGGCGGCGAGCTACTTCAAGAAGATCGAGTGCTTCTGTTTCACGCAGCAAACGCTGCGGGCCGGAGAGGCCAAGGAATTCCCGGTGGTCTTCGTGGTGGACACGAAGCTGCCCAAAGATGTGAATACGATCACGCTGTCCTATACTTTTTTCGATCTCGGCAAGAACGACGCCAATCAGCGCGCAGACGCCAAGGCGGGCGCGCAGAACGGTGAGTTGAACGCAGGAGCGACAGGAGGGGGCAAGGGCAGCAATGGATGACCTGAAGGAGGCGACCCAGCGCAAGCTGTCATTCGTCCAGACCATCAAGGCGGTGTTCTGGTCGTTTTTCGGTGTGCGCAAGGGGCGTGACCACGACCGCGATATGGCGCAGCTCAATCCTGTGCATCTGATCATTGCGGGACTGGTCGGGGGCATCCTGTTTGTCGTGGCGCTGGTGCTGTTGGCGAAGCTCGCCATACGGCTCGCGACGTGAATGGCATAGACAAAGAGAACCAAGCCTGGAGAGATAAGAATGAGTGGTCAACACCAAACGGCGCCTTACTACTTCGTGCCGGCCCCCTCGCGTCACCCGGTGAGCTGCAGTGTCGGCTTGCTGGTGGTGCTCGGTTCGGCCGCCGCGTGGGTCAACGGTCTATCGTGGGCACCGTGGACGGCGCTGGCCGGCCTGCTGTGGGTGCTTTGGGTGCTGCGCAGCTGGTTCGGCGACTCGATCGCCGAGTCCGAAGGCGGGCTGTACGGCAAACGCATCGACGTGTCCTATCGCTGGGGCATGAGCTGGTTCATCTTCTCCGAGGTGATGTTCTTCGCGGCCTTTTTCGGCGCCCTGTTCTACGCCCGCACGCTGGCCATGCCGTGGCTCGGCGATCTCGACAACAAGCTGCTGTGGCCGGACTTCACCGCTGTGTGGCCCAACGCCGGCCCGGCCGGCGTGGTCGACGCCTTCGAGACGATGGGCCCGTGGCCGATCCCGACGCTCAACACAGCACTGCTGCTGACCTCGGGCGTCACGCTCACGATCTCGCACCACGCCTTGCGCGCCAACCATCGTGGCAGTGCGATCTTCTGGCTGTTCGCCACGGTGGTGCTGGGCTTCGTCTTCCTGGGCTTCCAGGCTTACGAATACCACCACGCTTACACCGAACTGAACCTGAAGCTCACCTCGGGCGTGTACGGCTCGACGTTCTTCCTGCTCACCGGCTTCCACGGCTTCCACGTGATGTTGGGCGCGATCATGCTCAGCGTCATGCTGATTCGCCTGATGAAGGGCCACTTCACGCCGGAGCATCACTTCGGTTTTGAAGGCGCCGCCTGGTATTGGCACTTTGTCGACGTGGTCTGGCTGGGCCTGTACGTCGTGGTCTACTGGCTCTGACGTCGAACGCGGCAAGACACTCGGGACGCCGCCGGATTCCGGCGGCGTTTCCATTTGCAGCGGCCGTCGTCAACCGATAGGGCAGTAGGGGCTTTGCGGGGGAAAGCGGTGGACGGGCCGCGCAATGCGGCCTTATGTCGCACAGCCGAGTGCCACGCCGGAAGTCGCGGCACCGAGCGATGACGACAGGCGTCACAGGGATCGGGGACGGACAGTGAGGATGAGGTGCGGCGATTTGTCGCAGGAGGGCGGCGCGGGACTCAGTATCGTATGCCCGTGCTGTGGATCCAGCCCATCCAGTTGGCGAACAGGATGAGCAGGAACAGCGTCACCGACAGGCCGACGCGCACCATGAGCGAATGCACGGTGCGATTCGATCGGCCCTTGTCCCGCATCATGAAAAACAATGCGGACGCCAGACTGCCAAGAATCAGGACGAAGGCGATGGCAACAATGATGCGCATGATCTGTCCGATGACGGGAATTCGTCATTATCGGGCAACGGACACGCGCTGGCACGCTGCAATGCAGTGTATTGCGCCAGTGTTCATTGCGCTGCCAGACAAGGAATGCACGTGTTGAAAACTCTCATGCGCGGCATGCGGCCGGTACCGGCGCTGCTGATTCTGCTGGGCGTGATGCTCACCGCAGCGCTCGGCGTGTGGCAGTATCAGCGCGCACAGATGCGTCTGGCACGGCAGGCGCAGATCGAGCAGGCCGAACATGCACCGGTGATCACGCTCGGCGCGCAGACTTATGCGCTGGGGGATGTGGCGAACCGGCGCGTGCGTGTCACGGGCCGCTTTCTGCGCAATCGCGTGGTGTATCTGGATAATCGACCGCGCAACGACCAGCCCGGCTTTTACGTGGTGATGGCATTGCAGACGGCACCGGACCATGTGGTGCTCGTCAATCGTGGATGGCTGCCGCGCGATTTGCGCGATCGCGCCGCGATCATGCCCTATGCGACCCCGGCGGGCGACGTCACCATCGAAGGTCTCGCGCAGCCCGATGCGTCGCGTGCCTTCGAGTTGGGCCATGGCGGCTCGGCGGCGGGGTTGGTCATTCGTCAGAATCTCGATGTGGCAGATTACGCGCGCGAAACGTCGCTGCCGCTACAACCGTTTGTCGTCATGCAGACGAACGACACAGGCGATCATCTGCTGCGCGACTGGCCTGCGCCGGCGAACGGCGCGGATCGCAATTATGGATACATGGCGCAATGGTTCGGCATGTCGCTGATCCTTGCGTTGCTGGGTTTGCGTCTGGCCTATCGGCGCGGACGCCGGCTGGCGACAGCCACCGACCCTTTCACGCGGGCATGAGGCGAACATGAGTACAGAAGTGAGTGCCGGACGCACGGGGAACCCCGCCATCGATCCGATGCAACGACGCCGGGCGAGGCGCATGCTGGTGCTGCTGTTCGTGGTGTGTGCGGCGCCGGCAGTGGCGGCGTATCTGATGTATTTCGTCTTCAAGCCGCAGGGTGGCACGTCGGCCTACGGGAAGCTGATCGAACCGCAGCGGCCGCTGCCCGCGCTGGTGGTGCGCGACGACGAGACGGGCGCGACGCTGCCGTTGTCGTCGCTCAAGGGCAAGTGGCTGATGATCAGCGCCGATACGGCAGCCTGTGACGAGAATTGCGTGAGCAAGCTCTTCTACATGCGGCAGATCCGTGTGTTGCAGGGCAATGAGCGAACGCGTGTCGAAACCCTGTGGCTGGTGACCGACGATGCCCCGGTGGCCGACAAACTCGATGCGGCGTATGAAGACACGCGTCGCCTGCGGGCCGACCCGGTCGCACTGGCGTCGTGGCTGCCCACACAGGACGGCACCGGCCTGCGCGACCACATCTATCTGGTCGATCCGTTGGGCAACCTGATGATGGCGTTCCCGAAGAACGCCGATCCGGGCAAGATCAAGAGCGATCTGTCGCGACTGCTCAAGTGGTCGGGGACGGGTTGAGGGGCACGCCCCGCAATGTAGACGAGACCGCGCGCGTTGGCGCACGGGACATGACGAAGAACTGACGTAAAACCGATGCTTTACCTTCTGGAACTGGGCTTCATCGGCCTGTGTATTGCGGTACTGCCGCTCGCCTGGGTGCTATTGCGCCGGGATGCGAACAAGTACCGCAAACTGGCCTGGGTGACGACCTTTCTCACGCTTGATCTGATCATGTTCGGCGGTTTCACGCGGCTCACGGACTCGGGCCTCGGGTGCCCCGACTGGCCGGGTTGCTATGGCACGTCGTCGCCGTTTGCCGCGCACGCGGACATCCACGCCGCGCAGTCCATGCTGCCGACCGGTCCGGTGACGTTCGTCAAAGCGTGGATCGAGATGATCCATCGGTACTTCGCCATGTCGGTGGGCGTACTCATCATCGTGCTGATGGTGATGGCCTGGGTGAAGCGACGCGAACTGAAGCAGTCGCCCTGGCTCGCGACATGGCTTTTCCTTCTCGTGTGTGTGCAGGGCGCGTTCGGCGCATGGACCGTCACGATGAAACTTCAGCCGGTGATCGTCACCACACATTTGATGTTGGCGCTTACTCTGCTAGGGTCGCTTGCCTGGCTGGCATCGCGTCAGATGCCGCTTGCGAGTGTTGCGGCGGATCCGGGGGCGCTGCGCTGGCGTTGGGCGGCGCTGATCGGACTGGCGCTGCTGGTGTTCCAGATTGCGCTCGGTGGCTGGGTGAGTACCAACTACGCCGTGCTGGCGTGTACCGAGTTCCCCACCTGTCAGGGGCAGTGGGTGCCGCCGATGGACTTTCACAACGGCTTCAAGCTTTGGCGCGAGCTGGGCAAGACAGCCGGTGGCGAAGTGATTCCGATGGACGCGCTCGTGGCGATCCATTGGGTACACCGGACGTTTGCGGTGGTGGTCGTGGCGTATCTGGCGTGGTTGGCG
This window of the Pandoraea fibrosis genome carries:
- a CDS encoding cytochrome c oxidase assembly protein; the encoded protein is MGGLRRINVRTFSKLLLLVAVMFGFGYAMVPFYRAFCDLVGINQLGDRTTEISARNSQVDESRTITVEFDANAQGPLRFKPAKSSLTVHPGEIATIEYEVANQQPHEVRAQAIPSYAPAQAASYFKKIECFCFTQQTLRAGEAKEFPVVFVVDTKLPKDVNTITLSYTFFDLGKNDANQRADAKAGAQNGELNAGATGGGKGSNG
- a CDS encoding flavin reductase family protein, giving the protein MELDPATLDEASIYNFMMSTILPRPIAWVSTVDEDGRPNLAPYAYFMGVCCVPMTVLFCPVVPPAPKQKKDTLRNVEAVPEFVVNVASVSCIDAVNLSAAPLPAGESEFDLTGVTPVPSSRVRPPRVLEAAVAYECRVRDIIEISAAPGGGWVVLGTVLAAHVDDALLDPVTHQVDLQGLRPVGRLGGGAFVNAASDTFTLTRYKTLADLAARK
- a CDS encoding cytochrome oxidase small assembly protein, coding for MAARHEQRAKNLRTGLILASVVAVFFVGVMIKTKLMGGI
- a CDS encoding autoinducer binding domain-containing protein; the encoded protein is MRATRCVTPRSFADGLSALHSVTDFDALRTLLQSLCVALRQRYFNYRGHFPLPGGKLATPQLGNFPEAWQKRYDAQHYASIDPVLSLACQRLTPVEWIPSLYASPEARQLLRDQRAAGLRSGITYPVFTPSGASGTLSLSSPRHPPRHPRAPGAHAWIQHGGAVLAMHVHEVVWRIVQRDAVRHDAPVLTPRERECLRWVARGKTSWEIGRILTISEHGVVFHLRSVMRKFDVSSRHRAAKLASDYGLLDDFASAGPHVVTCARPDLRASCNAST
- a CDS encoding twin transmembrane helix small protein, with the protein product MRIIVAIAFVLILGSLASALFFMMRDKGRSNRTVHSLMVRVGLSVTLFLLILFANWMGWIHSTGIRY
- a CDS encoding DUF2970 domain-containing protein, with protein sequence MDDLKEATQRKLSFVQTIKAVFWSFFGVRKGRDHDRDMAQLNPVHLIIAGLVGGILFVVALVLLAKLAIRLAT
- a CDS encoding DUF2244 domain-containing protein; protein product: MLAASSSDVGSVTKEWTHKRNCAISPRQFVLFYLSLAAVSLGVALIAAWRGGWLVLPFTGLDLLVVGVAFVIHARHATDYEVIRLSPVSLVVEQRSAQRLTQYEFNPRWVRIDIETPPRTRIVLRSGSRSVTVGAYLAPHRRETFARELRRCLAQEA
- the ctaD gene encoding cytochrome c oxidase subunit I, whose amino-acid sequence is MSSIAHDHVAGHDDHAHDHPHGWRRWLFATNHKDIGTMYMIFSFVMLLSGGVMALMIRAELFEPGLQFIRPEFFNQLTTMHGLVMIFGAIMPAFVGFANWMIPLQIGASDMAFARMNNFSFWLLPVGGLLLISSFLVPGGATAAGWTMYAPLSVQMGPGQDLAIFGAHILGASSIMGAINIIVTILNMRAPGMTLMKMPMFVWTWLITAYLLIAVMPVLAGAITMLLTDRHFGTSFFNAAGGGDPVMYQHIFWFFGHPEVYIMILPAFGIVSQVIPAFSRKPLFGYSSMVYATASIAILSFMVWAHHMFVTGMPVTGQLFFMYATMLISVPTGVKVFNWVATMWKGSLTFESPMLFAVGFLFVFTMGGFTGLILSLAPLDIQMHGTYYVVAHFHYVLVAGSLFALFSGFYYWVPKWTGHMYNEWRGKFHFWGSLITFNVTFFPMHFLGLAGMPRRYADYPAQFTDFNQIATIGAFGFGLMQVYFLFFVAIPTWRGGPAAEAKPWDGAEGLEWTVPSPAPFHTFETPPKVH
- a CDS encoding threonine synthase; the protein is MWRYRALLPVEARWGSRLVVGDTPMIDCGDDGGVNLWVKDEARNPSGSLKDRATEVVLAVAKRAGCLNTVAASTGNAGASLACIAASQGMAATVVVPASTPFVKLAQIRAYGARVCEVDGTYDDAFEIAERMADEAGVCCRNTGINPFTREGKKTCAFEMAEAFDWRVPDWVVVPTGDGNILSGIAAGFLDLYALGITSAVPRLLAAQADSSNSITRDWQADDEGTALPQSPTLVSPETVADSLSVSRPRDHFAALHALRATRGVCVALDDARILAASQTLAQRFGLWFEPSTAAGYAALHACLATGQIQPGARVVLLGTGTGLKAPHDFDRVTPGHLPDEAGVMPRGIPEDRRYFREEGQA
- a CDS encoding cytochrome c oxidase subunit 3; protein product: MSGQHQTAPYYFVPAPSRHPVSCSVGLLVVLGSAAAWVNGLSWAPWTALAGLLWVLWVLRSWFGDSIAESEGGLYGKRIDVSYRWGMSWFIFSEVMFFAAFFGALFYARTLAMPWLGDLDNKLLWPDFTAVWPNAGPAGVVDAFETMGPWPIPTLNTALLLTSGVTLTISHHALRANHRGSAIFWLFATVVLGFVFLGFQAYEYHHAYTELNLKLTSGVYGSTFFLLTGFHGFHVMLGAIMLSVMLIRLMKGHFTPEHHFGFEGAAWYWHFVDVVWLGLYVVVYWL
- a CDS encoding FAD-dependent oxidoreductase, with amino-acid sequence MTRQRIIVLGAGVSGLTTATTMAMAGCDVTIRAAEGPAQTTSALAAAIWHPFYQAPDFVYLERARQTYTTMHRLSADTSSGVLMRTLTEYFQQDAGMPWWAECASDLKRLPDAEVPSRFACAYRMSVPVADTAAYLRYLMHMFFELGGQFLPQRIDDPASLLDDADYVVNCCGYGSRQFGDGELSLSRAIVLRARRAAAVRGCFIDDADPAAPTYIVERSHDIVLGGTADPELTSTVIGVRQIEDIVRRCTQLCEGVAALHVIDARTGFRPMRRVARVACDERHSRLIHNYGHGGGGFTLSWGCANDVLRLAGMTPAN